CTTCATGTGCTGGGACGTCTCGAACCGCATCAACCCTCAGATCAGCAGCTCCGCTGCAAAACTCTCCGCTCTCCGACTTCCGACTTCCGACTTCCGACTTCCGACTTCCGACTTCCGACTTCCGCCTCACTCTACCTTCTGCCGCCCCTGGATCGCATCCGCCAGCACGGCCTTGTTCGCGTATTCCAGCTGCGAGCCCGTCGGCAGCCCACGCGCCAGGCGGCTCACCTTCACGCCCCTCTCGCGCAGCTGCTCCGACAGGTACAGGCCCGTGCCGTCCCCCTCTATTGTCGGGTTGAGGCCCAGGATCACTTCGCTTATGGCGGTGCCGCCCGGGTTCGCCTCCGGGTGCGCCAGCCGCTCCATGAGCCGCGGGATGGTCAGCTCGTCGGGCCCGATCCCCTCAAGAGGGCTCAGCCGCCCCATCAGCACGTGGTACAGCCCGCGGTACATGCCCGTCTGCTCCAGCGCGATCAGGTCCTTGGGCTGCTCCACCACCAGCACCAGCGTGCGGTCGCGGTTCTCATCGCGGCAGATGTCGCACGTGCTCGCGTCGGACAGGTTGTAGCACGTCTCGCAATGCCGCACCGTCTTCTTGACGTCGATGATCGCCTGCGACAGCCCCAGCGCCGTCGGCTCGTCGCTCTTGAGGATGTAGAACGCCAGCCGCTCCGCCGTGCGACGCCCGATCCCCGGCAGGCGCGCGAACTCCGCGATCAGCCGATCCACGGCCTTGGGGTACGCCATCCCGCGCTTCAGCGGCGCGGGCTCGGCTCCATTCGTGCTGGAAGGGCGCTTGGCCACAGGTACAACAGTCTACCCGCCCGTATCATCCGCCCCGATGCCCGAAATCAGTGTGGGAAAGCCGCCACTTTGGCAGAGAGCCTGGTTCCAGCTCACGCTCGTGCTGGTTGTGGCAGCCTGCATCTACTGGCCCATGCTGGGCTCCTCGGGCTTTGCCTTCAGCGAGGGCCAGCGCGTATTCCCCGGCTGGGCCTTCGCCCGCGAGGGCGACTGGTGGATGCCGCGCCTGCTCGACCAGCCCTACCTCCGCAAGCCGCCGGGCATGCCCTGGGCCGTGGGCGCGTTCGCGCTGCTCTTTGGCGAGAGCGAGTACTCCGCCCGCGCGGTCTCCGCCCTCGCGGTCACGCTCGGCGGCATACTCGCCTTCGCCTTCGCCCGCCGCTGGTTCGGCGGCGTGTGGGGGCTGATCGCCGGCCTCGCGTTCCTGCTTACGCCGCTGTACTGGTACCCCGGCCGCAGCGCCGAGATCGAGGCCCTGCACAACCTCTTCGTGCAGCTGGCCATGCTCAGCGCCATCGACATCATCGTGAACCGGCCGCGCACGCGCGCCTCGCTCCTCTGGGCCATCCCCTTCGCGCTGGGCCTCGCGGGCATGGCCACCGTCAAAGGTCCCGCCGCGCTCCCTGCCCTCATCGGCGCCCTCACCGGCGCCTGCATCGCCGCCCGCTCCGCCCGCGGCCTCGTCACCGGCCACCTTATCACCGGCTTCCTGATCGCCCTCGCATTCCTCGCCTTCGTCGCCGGCCGCATCCTCGAGCGCAGCGCGGACCTCCCCGAAGCCCCAGTCCTCCAGGGCGCCGAGCAGTTCCTGTGGAAACCCGGCCGCCGCCTCGAGGTCCTCATCCTCCCCGCCTCGGCCCTGCTGGCCGCGCTCCCCTGGTCCGCCCCGCTGCTGCTCGCCCTCGCGCGCCCTCAGGACCGCGACACCCGTGAGCACACCCTCGGTCGCGCCGTCAGCTTCTCCGTGCTCGCCGCGCTCGCCATCTACACCGTTATCGGCGTGTACAACAACCGCTACACCATGCCGATCACCACTCTCCTCCCCATCGTCACCGCCTACGCGGGCTGGCGCCTCTCGCGCCACGATCTCCCCGCGTGGGGCCAGCGCGTGGCGCGCCACTCGCTCATGCACCGCCCGTGGGTGTGGGGCCTCGCCCTCCTCATGGCCGCGCTCACCAGCCTCGTCTACACCGAGCACCGGCGCGACGTCCGCACCAGCGGTCGCGACACCGGCGAGCGCCTGGGCGAGCTCCTGCCCGATGGCGCGCTCCTCACCGGCGACCTCCTCATGGACCACCGCCCCGAGGTTGCCTGGTACGCCCGCGAACGCGCGGCCAAGCTCCGCAAGTCCATCACCGTGCGCTGGACTCCCGCGCACAAGAACGGTCAGGGCCAGTTCCCCCTCCCGCCCCCCGGCAGCTTCATCGCCCTGCTGGAGCTTCCCCTTGACCCTGACCAGCCCAGCGAACTGGAACAGTGGCACGCGGCCGGCATGCTCGCCGGCCTCCAGCAGGTCCACATCGACGCCGCCCACAAGTTCGTCTTCCGCGTCTACCGCGTCCTTCCCATGGAGCGGCTGGTCGCGAAACCCTGATCCCGCTCACCGTGTGGCAATCTGGGCAGTTTTCCGGGCATTTCCCGGGGGTCATAACGCTTTCTTTTCAGCAAAACGCGCGGGAAAGCCCTTGATCCACACGCCCGTTTTTGTACCTTGGTCCTGGCGATTCCGCCCGCGGCCAAGAACGACAACAGCACGGTTTGTTCATTCAGACCACCTGCTGGTCGAGCGACAGCAGTCCTTAGGAGAGAGGGACTGCTGTCATGCTTTTTGGACCGAATCGGTCCCCAAAAGAGCCGATCGCGCAAGCGATCGAGTTTTCGTCACCATCCGCTACCCGATCCCTCGCGCGATCGGCTCTTTCAAACGAAAAAGCGCCGCGTCGCCGCGGCGCTCGATCACTGATCAATCGATCACTCGCCCGATCGGCTCGTTACCAGCCGCCTCCGCCCCCGCGACGCCCACCACCGCCGCCATAGCCCCCACCACCGCCGCCGCGGTAGCCACCGCCACCACCACCGAACCCGCCGCCGCGGGCCTCGCGGGGCTTGGCCTCATTGACGACGAGCTTGCGCCCGCCCATGTCGTAGCCGTTCATCGCGTTGATGGCCGCGTCGCCCTGGGCGTCATCGGGCATCTCGACGAACCCGAAGCCGCGGCTGCGCCCGGTTTCGCGGTCGATGACGACCGAGGCACGGGACACCTGCCCGTGCTGGCTGAACAGCTGCTCGAGCTCCGATTCCGTCGTCGAGTACGGGAGATTGCCAACGTAAATGTTCTTCATCGATCGACCGAGCCTTTGCCCGAGCATTCCGTTCGCACCATGGACCACCCGCCGCCGCCCGGGCACGTCGCCGATGGTCCATACGCCCGCCCCATCCCGGGGAAAGCGGCGCGGAGTATACAGACAACCTGCCGCAAGTGGGCGGTAGGAACCCCGACCGTCAGGGAGGGGTACAGCCGCGCCCCGCGGCTGTGCGCTCAACGCCCGCTCCCGCAAGCGGCAAAGCGCCGCTTCCGCTCCCTTACGGTCGCGGTTCTTACCTCAGCACGGGCTCCCGCCCAGCACCCTGAAGAACGCCTCGATGTCCTGATCCGTCCCGATATCGCCATCCCCGTTGAAGTCAGCCCCCGCGGGCCAGCACGCCGGGCAGCAGTTCCCGCCCAGGCACGCGAAGAACGCCTCGATGTCCTGGTCCGTGCCGCTGTCGCCGTCGCCGTTGAAGTCCTGCGGCCCGCAGGTCGCCCCCGCCTCCACCGTCACCACCACCGTGTCGCTGTGGGTCGCGCTGCTGTTGTCGGTGACCGTCAGCGTGATGGTGTGCACCCCCACCCCCAGCGGCACGCTGGCCGTCGGCGAGGGCCCCTGCGCCAGCACCGTCGCGCCCTCGCTCCAGCGGTAGTCCGTGATCGTTCCGTCGGGGTCGTTGCTCGCCGAGCCGTCGAGCGTGACGGTCTCGCTGCCGCTGTTGTCGGTGTCAGTGACCGTCTGGTCCGCACCCGCGTTGGCAACTGGCGGCTGATTGGCCGCGATGACCGTGCCCGTCACGTTGACTACCACGCTCGGTACATCCGCGCCCGTCGCGTTGATGGTGATGGTGCCGTTCTTGGGCCCCACCGTCGCCGTATTCATCGAAACCGTGTGCGCGTTCAGCCCGCCGCCCGGCGCGTCGTTGAACGTCCCGCCCGGCGCGGTGAACCCGCCCGAGGCCGTCAGCGTGTACGACAGGCTCGCGATCCCGTTCGCCGTCCACAGGGCCGTGTTCCCCCCATTTCCGATGCTCACGCTCTGCTGGGCCGTCGAGCCCTGCACCACCGTGCCGAAGTTCACGCTCACCGGCGTGCTCACCTTGGCCGGCACCCGCAGGTCCAGGAACACCGGCAGGTGCCCGCCGCTCGTTGTCGCCGCGTCGATCAGCGCCTGCGCGATCGTGGCCCCCACGTGCGCATTGCCCGTGGTCCGCAGCATCGCGTTGAACGTCGTGCCGTCGTTGCCCCAGCAGCGGTACGAATGATTCGGGTCCGCGAAGGTGTTGAGGTTCCACCGCTGCGTCGGGTTGCCGATGTAGTCCATCCCCACGCCGTCCACCAGGCTCCCGCCCAGCAGGATCTGGTCGTGCCGGTCGTCCATCCCCGCGCTCGTCGCCGGGTCCTGCGTGTGGATCATCTGGAACGCGGCGTTGTTGTTCCAGTTGCCCGCGTCCGTGCCGCTGCCCGGCGTGTAATAAATCCCCGGCCGGCAGATCGGGTCATAGAACCGCCCCGCGTTGCCCCCCACCCCCGAGATCAGCTCCTGGTAGCTGCTCTGCCCCGCGTTCTGCATGTTCATGTCGCCCGCGAGGATGTAGTGGTACCCCGCCGGCAGCGCCGTGCCCGCCCCGTTGGTGTCCATCCCCGAGGCGTTGTCACGGATGTTCGTGCTCTCCACCAGCCGGCGCGCGTTGTCGCTGCTGGTGTCCCCCGCCTTCATGTGCACGCTGTACACCGCGAACGTCGCGCTGGTCGTCGTGTACCCCTTTGCCCGCAGGTCGTACCGGTACGTGTTCCGCGGCTGGTTCGTGCTCGCCGTGCTCCCCAGCGCGATCACCTCGGTGTTCAGCAGGTCCACCTTGCTCGTGCGGTACAGCAGCACGCTCTCGCTGTCGGGCCCATCAATAAACGGCGCCGCGGCCCAGTCCCCGGGGCTCCCCGGCGCGCTGTTCAGCACGTTCACCAGCGTGCTGAGCGCCCCCGCCGTGCTCACCTCCTGCACCGAGAACACATCGGGCGCCATGCTCTTGCCGTTGAACACGCCGTACACCGCGGTCTGGATCGCCGCCGCCCGGTCCGTGCCGTCGTAGAACGAGATGTTCCAGTTCGCCACCCGCAGCTGCGCCTGCGCACCCCCGGCCAGCGCCGCCAACACGACAGCCGACGCCCCCAGCGTCACGGACGTCACCGCCCTCAGCATGCACCTCTCCCGAGAGAAAACCGGCGTGGGGATTCCAGCCCCCACGCCGGTACAAGTATACCGCACGCCTCCGCGCCAACACCCGCCGTTTCAGGTGTTTGCACGCGCCGCAAGGCCCGCTAACACGCGGGCGACGCCCCTAGCACGAGTGCCCGCCGAGCACGCGGAAGAAGGCCTCGATGTCCTGATCGGTGCCCACGTCTCCATCCCCGTCCATGTCCACCGACCCGCACGTGGGGCAGGGGTTCCCGCCCAGGGTCGCAAAGAACGCCTCGATGTCCTGATCGGTCCCGGTGTCGCCGTCGTGGTTGAAGTCCGCCGTGCAGTTGCTCACCTGCACCTCGCGGGCCGCCATGCCGTACGCCGCGCCGAACACGCCGTTGCTCGTGCCCACCACGCTCGCGGCCCCTGTATCGGGGTTGATCGACAGCAGCCGGCCCGTGGGAGCATCCACGGTGTACAGCCGCTGGTCGTTGGGGTTGAACGCCAGCCCGTTGCAGTCCGTGGCATTCACGCCCAGCGGGCCCACCACCGTCTGCGACCCGTCCACCACGCTGATCCGCACCAGGCGCGTCCCGCCCGAGGCATCATCCACGCCGAACAGCGCGTTGCGCGTAGGGTCAAAGTCGATCCCGCCCACGTTCCCGCCCCGCGCGGGGCCCAGGCCCTGCACCAGCCGCACCCGCAGGTGCACCTGGAACAGCTGCCCCGTCGCCTGCGCGATTCCGTAGCACGACTGCGCCCCGGCGTTGTACGCCAGGCCGCTGATCACCTGCGTTGTCCCCGCTAGCGTTCCGTTCAGCGTCACCTCGCCATCGGGCGTGATCGAGTACACGTTGCGGCTGCTGTCCACCGCGATGAACCGCTCCTGCGCCGGGTCATAGGCCATGCCCTGCATGTTGGGCATCGTCTGCGCCACCGCCGCGAACGCCCCGCCCGCGCTGAACGCGCCGAAGTTGTTGCTCGCGTCGCCCGCCGCGAAGATCGCGCCGTCGCCGGGCCCGCCGCCCGGGGGCGTGGTGCCGCTGGCGCACACGCCGCGCGGGTTGGCCAGGGCGAACCGCAGGTCGGGGTTGTCCAGGCTCGTGCCCTCGTTGTTCGTCCCCGGCCCCTCGCACCCGCCATTGGTGTGGATGCCGATGACCCGCCCGCTCACCACGTCGATAATCGGCGAGCCCGAGTTGCCGCCGGTGGTGTCCACCTCGTAGCCCAGCACGCTGCCCGTGCGGCTCACGTAGGCGCCCGTCCCGGTCTGCTGCGTCTGGTTGCGGCTCAGCGGGATCGGGTTGGTCACCAGACCGTAACCCGTCACCCGCACCTGCCCGCCCGCATTGGGCACCACCGCCGCCAGCGCCAGGTTCTCGCCCTGGGCCTGCACCGGCGTCATGTGCGTATTGCTGTTGGGGAACACGCCGAAGTAGGCCCAGTCGCTGCCGATGGCCGTGTCGCGCGTCTGCACGCTCGCGGGGTCCACCGGGTACTGGTCCTGCGGCGCCGGCATCACCAGCGTCCCATCCGGATTGCTCGGCGGCACGTTGAACTGCACCACCGTCTGGCTGTTCACGTTGCAGTGCCCCGCCGACAGGAACATGCGGTTGGCGTCGTTGATCATGAACGCCGAGCAGCCCATCGGCATCAGCCGCGCCACCGACGCGTCGCTCGAGGGCTCGCGCTGGTCGCTCCCGCACAGCGTGCGGTCGGCGTAGGTCAGCCCCTCGCCCGCCGTGGCCGACTCGATTACCAGGCGGCTCTCGCCCGTGCCGGGGAACCCGATCAGCTCCACCGTCACCGTGTCGCCGTTGAAGTACGCGCTGGTGTTGCCCCACTGCTTCAGGCTCTCGCCGTTGAGGAACTGCACCCCCCCGTCCAGCTTGCTCGTGATGCGGATCGTCGCCCCGTTGGCCGCGGCGTCGCCCGCCAGCTTCACCTCGCCGAACTTCAGCCGCACCCACTTGGCCCCCGCCACCGTGACAGGGGTGGAGAACAGGATCGCGGTCTCGTTCTGGTCGCCCTTGGCCTTCACCGCCCCGGTGTCGATGCCGATCGTCGCCGTGCGGGACGGAATACTCGGCAGCCCGTCGGCCGCGGCCGTGCCGGCCAGACCGGAAAGCGTGGACAGAGTGATAGCGACACCCAGCAGCATCCCAGCTGCCGGGCCCTTGTTGGCCCGTCGGTTCATGCTGTGAACTCCCTTTCAGTCCCGGCGTCGCTCAGCCGGCGGAGCCCGCATCGGCAGAGCCGGTGGAGGCAAGCCTGCTGTTCGCAGCCGGTGAGCCGAAGATAGCGGAGTTCTTATCGGAACCTATCGGGGCCCTTAACCCACCCGGACGCGTCACCCGGGAATGCGGGCTCCAGAGCGCGTTAGCACGCGCTACGTAGGGAAATCAC
The sequence above is drawn from the Phycisphaerales bacterium genome and encodes:
- a CDS encoding RNA-binding protein translates to MKNIYVGNLPYSTTESELEQLFSQHGQVSRASVVIDRETGRSRGFGFVEMPDDAQGDAAINAMNGYDMGGRKLVVNEAKPREARGGGFGGGGGGYRGGGGGGYGGGGGRRGGGGGW
- a CDS encoding PKD domain-containing protein → MLRAVTSVTLGASAVVLAALAGGAQAQLRVANWNISFYDGTDRAAAIQTAVYGVFNGKSMAPDVFSVQEVSTAGALSTLVNVLNSAPGSPGDWAAAPFIDGPDSESVLLYRTSKVDLLNTEVIALGSTASTNQPRNTYRYDLRAKGYTTTSATFAVYSVHMKAGDTSSDNARRLVESTNIRDNASGMDTNGAGTALPAGYHYILAGDMNMQNAGQSSYQELISGVGGNAGRFYDPICRPGIYYTPGSGTDAGNWNNNAAFQMIHTQDPATSAGMDDRHDQILLGGSLVDGVGMDYIGNPTQRWNLNTFADPNHSYRCWGNDGTTFNAMLRTTGNAHVGATIAQALIDAATTSGGHLPVFLDLRVPAKVSTPVSVNFGTVVQGSTAQQSVSIGNGGNTALWTANGIASLSYTLTASGGFTAPGGTFNDAPGGGLNAHTVSMNTATVGPKNGTITINATGADVPSVVVNVTGTVIAANQPPVANAGADQTVTDTDNSGSETVTLDGSASNDPDGTITDYRWSEGATVLAQGPSPTASVPLGVGVHTITLTVTDNSSATHSDTVVVTVEAGATCGPQDFNGDGDSGTDQDIEAFFACLGGNCCPACWPAGADFNGDGDIGTDQDIEAFFRVLGGSPC
- a CDS encoding trypsin-like peptidase domain-containing protein, which encodes MNRRANKGPAAGMLLGVAITLSTLSGLAGTAAADGLPSIPSRTATIGIDTGAVKAKGDQNETAILFSTPVTVAGAKWVRLKFGEVKLAGDAAANGATIRITSKLDGGVQFLNGESLKQWGNTSAYFNGDTVTVELIGFPGTGESRLVIESATAGEGLTYADRTLCGSDQREPSSDASVARLMPMGCSAFMINDANRMFLSAGHCNVNSQTVVQFNVPPSNPDGTLVMPAPQDQYPVDPASVQTRDTAIGSDWAYFGVFPNSNTHMTPVQAQGENLALAAVVPNAGGQVRVTGYGLVTNPIPLSRNQTQQTGTGAYVSRTGSVLGYEVDTTGGNSGSPIIDVVSGRVIGIHTNGGCEGPGTNNEGTSLDNPDLRFALANPRGVCASGTTPPGGGPGDGAIFAAGDASNNFGAFSAGGAFAAVAQTMPNMQGMAYDPAQERFIAVDSSRNVYSITPDGEVTLNGTLAGTTQVISGLAYNAGAQSCYGIAQATGQLFQVHLRVRLVQGLGPARGGNVGGIDFDPTRNALFGVDDASGGTRLVRISVVDGSQTVVGPLGVNATDCNGLAFNPNDQRLYTVDAPTGRLLSINPDTGAASVVGTSNGVFGAAYGMAAREVQVSNCTADFNHDGDTGTDQDIEAFFATLGGNPCPTCGSVDMDGDGDVGTDQDIEAFFRVLGGHSC
- the recR gene encoding recombination mediator RecR; translation: MAKRPSSTNGAEPAPLKRGMAYPKAVDRLIAEFARLPGIGRRTAERLAFYILKSDEPTALGLSQAIIDVKKTVRHCETCYNLSDASTCDICRDENRDRTLVLVVEQPKDLIALEQTGMYRGLYHVLMGRLSPLEGIGPDELTIPRLMERLAHPEANPGGTAISEVILGLNPTIEGDGTGLYLSEQLRERGVKVSRLARGLPTGSQLEYANKAVLADAIQGRQKVE
- a CDS encoding glycosyltransferase family 39 protein; the encoded protein is MPEISVGKPPLWQRAWFQLTLVLVVAACIYWPMLGSSGFAFSEGQRVFPGWAFAREGDWWMPRLLDQPYLRKPPGMPWAVGAFALLFGESEYSARAVSALAVTLGGILAFAFARRWFGGVWGLIAGLAFLLTPLYWYPGRSAEIEALHNLFVQLAMLSAIDIIVNRPRTRASLLWAIPFALGLAGMATVKGPAALPALIGALTGACIAARSARGLVTGHLITGFLIALAFLAFVAGRILERSADLPEAPVLQGAEQFLWKPGRRLEVLILPASALLAALPWSAPLLLALARPQDRDTREHTLGRAVSFSVLAALAIYTVIGVYNNRYTMPITTLLPIVTAYAGWRLSRHDLPAWGQRVARHSLMHRPWVWGLALLMAALTSLVYTEHRRDVRTSGRDTGERLGELLPDGALLTGDLLMDHRPEVAWYARERAAKLRKSITVRWTPAHKNGQGQFPLPPPGSFIALLELPLDPDQPSELEQWHAAGMLAGLQQVHIDAAHKFVFRVYRVLPMERLVAKP